Within the Epinephelus lanceolatus isolate andai-2023 chromosome 22, ASM4190304v1, whole genome shotgun sequence genome, the region TCGAGGGACTCGAACTCGGAGGGCCAAGCGGCAGCAAACCACCTCCCCCCGTAATACCCGCCGAAACCCACGGAGGGAGCTGCGTCTGTGTAGAGTTGAATGTCCTCGGGATGGGTGATGAAGTCGTCATAGAAGAATGAGATGCCGTTCCAGGATGACAGAAATTGCTGCCACATGCGCATTTCTGTTTTACAAGTGTCGTCCAGAACCACGTGGTCGTGGAGAGCGGGAATGGATGCAGCTTTGGTCAGCAGTTGAGAAAGAAAAGATTTTGCCTGTGGAATTATGCGGATGGCATAATTGAGGTGCCCGAGGAGAGCGAGCAGCTGGCGTTTGGTGCACCTGTTTGTCAGAAGATAATTAGACAAGAGCAGCGAGATGCGCTGCACTTTCTCCAAGGGCAGTGAAGCCTGGAATGACATTGAGTCCAGAGTGATGCCCAGAAACTCGATGGATGTGCCAGGTCCTGAAGTTTTTTCTTCGGACAGAGGGACACCGAGGTCGGAAAATGCAGACGTAAGTGTAGTGAGACTGTGGCGAGGAGGTGAGGACGGGGGAGTCACGACAAGAAAATCGTCAAGGAGATGAAGAACGTAGGGGAGCCTGTAATTGTTGGAGAGGATCCAGCATAGAGCCTCAGATAAAGAGTCAAAGATTTTGGGACTGCTCTTGCAGCCGAAAGTGAGACGCACAGAGAAGTAGTAAGCCCCCTTCCAGCAGACACCGAAATAACACCAGAAGTCGGGGTGAATGGGCAAGACCTTGAATGCGCTAGTGATATCAGCCTTAGACAGCCATACTCCGTGTCCCGCCAGACGAATCAGTGCCATGGCGTGGTCAATGGTGGCGTACTGCATGGAGAAATCCAGGCTAGAAATAAGGCTGTTGATGCTCGGGATGTCGGAGCCGTGTGGGGACGACAGGTCAATGATCAGCCTCTTTTTCCCCGAGTATTTGCGTGTGGCGACACCGATGGGACTGATACGGAATACGGGGAAAGGAGGATGATCGAAAGGGCCTATCATAAATCCCTCCATGACTTCTTTTGCCAGTAATGTGTCAACAGTGTTGGGCTCCGTGAGAGCGGATTGAAGATTGTGACATGTGTGGGAAGAATCAGGAAGCACCTCCATGCCGGGGTGAAAACCGTGAGTGAAGCCAGAGATGAGAAAATCGACAAACTGCTTATCAGGGTGGTCACTGAGAGCAGCAGCGAGTGCACGTACCTTTATGGGCGTGCCGAGGTGACGTTCTagtcatgctgctgtgttggtgggattgtgGGGGCAGGTGGTCCTGGCGTGAGCGCCCCCGCAGAAGGAGCAGACGTGCAGGAGACGGCAGCCGGACGAGTTGCAACCCCACTGATTGAAATTATTGCACACCATCCTGCCGCCCTGATAGAGGATCGGCCGTCCTCGCTTGTCGATGCCCTTTGGCACCGGCACGTTGACAGTGGGACGTGCGTCCTTGGCTCTGGGGATGACAGGAGGGGGGGGGAAGACAGACGGTCGAAGATCGGGGCATTGCGTGGAGTGGTGGGGCGGGAGTGCGGTGGAGGAGCCATGATAGTGCATGCAGAGGCCGGATGAGAAGGGGCGCCACATAAGTCGCAGGAGAGGGAGGAACGAGCTGCGAAAATGCGGCAGTATATTTCTGAATCGAGGGCCCCCCAGTATGTCCCCTGGTTTAGCTGCTGCAACCGGCCGGCTGCTTGTGCGGCAAATTGGACATGGTAGGTATAAAATCCCGTCCCCCCGAAACGCAAAGCCATGTCCAACACGATAGACAGATAATCGTCCAGCTCTGATCGACGGTGAGGAAAAGCAGAGCAGATGACGTCGCGAAAAAGGGAGAAAGCTAGAGCAAACTCGACAGGAGTCAAGTCTTTGGACCTGGTTGGCAGTGATTGCTTTAACAGAACTGGACTGAGGACGGTCTGCAGTTCCCTGGGTTGACAACTGTCAAAAAAAGATGGCTGAATGAGCTGGGCTAGGTCTTCATAATTACCGGACAGTATTTGCTGGCGCAGTGAGTGCGAGACGGGTGAGGGGCGGTGAATGGTAAAGGCTGGCAGAGCTGGTGGTGTGGCTGTGGCTAGAGTGTAGAcggcagcagaggaaaaaacattAGGGTGTTGGGGaagggagggggtggggggggggggggtacggGAGGGGTAAGGAGAGACACGTCGGAAAGAGAGTGGAAGGCAGTGAAACACCCGCCGGAGGAGCCTGTTGTGCTGCAGGACGGGGCTCCTGGGCTGCGATGCCAGCCGGAACAGAATAGTTGGAAGGAAGGGTAGAGGAAAGGGATGTGGGGATGGAGGATGTGTGTGCACAGGGTGAGATTGGAGGCCTGCGAGacagggaggagaagaaggcaGATATTGCGCGTGACATATCTGCATCAGAGGGAGCAGGCACAGGGGGTGATACGACCTGACCCCCGACTGGGGGAATGAATGAGAGAGGCTGCTCCGGCTAGAGTGGCGGAGGCGCCGTGGCGGAGGCGCCGTGACGTCACCGACGGTGACGCTGGCGGGAGTAGGCCTCGGAGGGCGACCCGGAAGTGCGGCCGGCTTGGGAGAAGGAGCTGTGGCCTCGGGAGTCCGGACGGCGGCTGAATAGAGCTGGAACAGCCTGGACTTGTTGTCGCTGCGGTGGAAGGGGATGTTTTTTGCCCTCAGGAACCGCTGGAGCCGGGCAATGGTCCAATCTCTGATGTCGGGCTCTTGCTGTGGACGTGGTGGAGATGGCCGAGTGGAGCGTGACGGAACACCGCGGGAGCGGCGAGGTCGACTAGATGCTGCACCGCTtcgggaaggaggaggagaagaccgCCGCTGGCTCCCACGGTTGTGGACGCGGCGTCAATTTCCCACCCGCGAGGACGGAGAAGAGGAGGCCTGAGATCCACGAGGAGTTGGGGCGATCTTGTTGATGGAGTCCGACGGAGAACCACGGCGAGACGGAGGGATGTGGACCACGGAGCGCAGCCGGCTCCCCTGGGAGTTTCGGCTACCGGCAGACTGCTGAGACAGGGTCAGAGGATCACCTGGATCGAGCAGAGAGTCGTACAAGTCGTCGGAGTCAGACTCGGACAGGTTGACTTGCAACACGTGATCCATCGGTGAGtacgcacaaaaaaaacacacttgctGAGATAACCTACATAGGGTCGCCAATGTTCGAGAGATCTGAGAGGCCTGTGGTAGAGCTGTGCTGGTATATATATGTTAGTCAGGTGATTAGAGGAGTGGTTGAGGCGTGGTCCTGCTCCTGAACCTAAGTTAAACAATTAACTCCatttaatgaagctaagctccagaagttaatgTTAGCAGTCCAGGGCTGTGATGACGGGCAGGTGCTTTGGTGAATGTCACTGATGGAAGTAGCTTGGGGCCATGTAAATAATGACATTCTATAACAAGACAACAGAAATCACTGAAACTACCGATTTCTACATATTCAGACAATTTTCCAGCCATCTGAAGTTTGGTTGTCCTTGTGAGCTGCTACCACTGTGTTGCACAACTCTGGGTATTCAGACACCAACATTATCAACTCCTCCATCTTGTCTTCTCTCTGATTCTGTGATGCCCACTATTTGTAATGATAAGTGCTAACAAAGGTGTCACCAGTAGGTGGCAGTATGTCATCAGGAGGCCACATATAAAGTAAAATGTTGTAACAGGAAGTGTGGAAGTTACGTGGGAGTTATCCAGCGGGAGCAGAGGAATAAACAGCTAGCTGAAGCTAGCATAAAGTTCTAAATGATGTTTATTAATGTATAGACAAGAACTTTACATGGTACCAGGACTGGGGTAAAGAAAGAGAAGCAACACAACAAGATGGATGCAGTAAAACCGCCAGGTCCGTTGAAACTGACTGGAAATGTGGATGCAAATTGGAGGACTTTCAaacagcatttccagctgtataTTGCGGCAGTCGGAGTGGATCAACgagcagaggaaagaaaaatagCCATGCTGCTCACGGTCGCCGGCCCAGAAGCAATAGAAGTCTTCAACACGTTTGTGTTTGCTCAACCTGACGACAAAGGCAAGTTTGACGAGGTCGTGAAGAAATTTGATGAGCACTGCCTgtcaaagaaaaatgaaacGTACGAGAGGTACGTCTTTCGCTCACGCTTACAGCACCAGGGTGAGTCATTTGATAATTTTCTCACCGACCTTAAGATTAAAGCACAGTCCTGTAATTTTGTCGATCTCAGAGACTCTATGATTAGAGATCAAATAGTTTTTGGGTCTAATGAGAAAAAGCTCCGGGAGAAACTATTGAGGGAGACAGACCTCACGTTGGACAGTGCTATAAAATTATGTCACGCCAGTGAGCTTGCACGGCAACAGGTACTGACTTTCAGAGAGCCTGCGCAAGGAGCAGCATATCAAGAAAACGAGGCAGTGAACACCGTGTCGGTGAAAGCAAAACAACgaaaaaaaagtagaaacaaTGACAATCGGAACAAAACTAGTGATAAAGAGATGTTCAACTGCAAGAGATGCGGTGAGAAACACGGACCTAGACAATGTCCTGCCTATGGAAAAATGTGTGCAAAATGTAAGGGACACAATCATTATGCCAAAATGTGTCTCTCAAAGAAGAAGGGACAGGGTGTGCACACAGTGCAGGAAGACACAGATGACAGTGATGATTTGAGTGAAACATTTTTCATAAAGATGGTGTCACACGATGAAGATGTTAACACACCGTCATCAAGAGCGGATGATACAGGCCAGGCTGTTAATTCAGTAACAGGAGATAAATGGACTGCTCCACTGTTAGTTAATGGGACTATTGTAACATTTAAGATTGACACAGGGGCCAAAACTAATTTGATCAGTGAGGAAGATTTCAGAGCACTGACACAGAAGCCTAGAAAATTTACAGAAAAAGTCACACCCCTGAAGGCTTATAATAATCAGCCAATACAAACAAAAGGTGGATGCAGACTGAAGGTGACAGCTAAAGGCAAACAGCATAACCTGTTGTTCACCATTGTGCCTAATGGACATGAGTCACTCTTAGGAGACAGAGCATCTGAGGACCTAGGTCTAGTAAAGAGGATTTATCAGATAAATACAGACAACATGAAAATAGTCAAACAAGACAAAAGACTGGAACACCAACAGTGCCAGGGAACCACAGACATCGTGGAAAAGTTTCCTTCTGTTTTCAAAGGACATGGGACATTACCTTACACgtacaaaattcagctcaagGACGATGCCAAGCCTGTAGTGCATGACCCAAGGAGAGTGCCAGCACCACTCAGAGCTGGCTTGAAAAAAGAGCTGCAAAGGATGACTCAAATGGGTGTCATTGAGAGAGTGGAAGAACCCACAGACTGGGTGAACTCCATCACATGTGTCAAGAAGAAGACTACAGGTGCCATAAGAGTCTGCCTTGATCCCAAAGatctaaatgaaaacattaaaagagaGCATTATCAGATCCCAAAACGAGAAGAGATAATGAGTGAAATGGCAGGTGCTAAGTTTTTTAGCAAATTAGATGCTTCACATGGGTTCTGGCAGCTGAGGCTGGACCCAGAAACCAGCAAATACACCACCTTTAACACGCCATTTGGACGTTACTGTTTCCTGAGGCTCCCATTTGGCATCAAATCAGCACCAGAGATCTTCCACAGAGCAATGGAGTCCATAATAGAGGGTCTGGAAGGCACCAGAGTCTATATAGATGACTTGGTTGTTTGGGGaacaacacaacagcaacatgacGAGAGACTGGAGAAACTCttacagagaataaaaaaaagtggacTAAAACTAAACAGGGACAAGTGTCTCTTCAGTGTCACAGAGATGACCTTCTTGGGAGACAAGGTCACAAGTGAAGGGGTGGAACCTGACCAGTCAAAAGTGCAAGCCATTTTGGACATGCCTGCCCCCACTGACAAAAAGGGTGTCTTGCGAGCCATGGGAATGATCAACTTCCTGGGCAAGTTCATCCCTAATCTTTCTGCCAAGACAGCATGCCTCAGAGAGTTGCTACAGCACAACACAGTGTTTGAGTGGACAGCACGACATGAGAAAGAGTGGACAAAATTAAAGGAAACTGTAACCACTGAGCCAGTCCTCACATTCTTTGATCcatcaaaaccaacaaaaatctCCACTGATGCCTCGAAAGATGGCTTGGGAGCCGTACTGCTCCAGATGCATGAAGATAAATGGCAGCCTGTGGCATATGCGTCTCGATCAATGACAGAGACTGAGCAACGCTATGCTCAAATTGAAAAAGAGACGTTGGGCTTAGTGTTTGGGTGTGAAAAGTTTCACAGTTATGTGTACAGACTGCCAACCTTTACAGCAGAGACTGACCACAAACCGCTTATctcaatcagaaaaaaaaacctcaatgaCACGTCACCCAGAATCCAGCGCATGATGATGGCGTTGCAGCGTTATGACTGTGACCTCATTTACACACCAGGAAAACACATTGTACTGGCAGACACTTTGTCACGAGCACCAGCACCAAGCAGTGACGTGCTGGTCAGCCCTGTGTCCGATGATGCTGAAACACACGTAAACATGGTGACTGCTTCTCTCCCAACATCAGATGTCATGCTGCAGCAAATTGTGCAGGAGACGGCAAAAGATCTACTGCTGCAAAAGGTGACCCACCATATCCAAAATGGATGGTCAAGAGGAGACTGCCCAGGGTTCTACCCTGTGTGCGCAGATTTGTGTACAGCTAATGGACTGCTGCTGAGACAAAACAGAATTGTCATCCCACAATCCATGCGCCAAGATATGCTTCAGCGCATCCATGAGGGACATCTGAGAGTGGAGAAATGTAAAAGGAGAGTAAGAGAAACGGTTTATTGGCCAGGCATCAACAAAGACATAGAGGAAATGATACAGAAATGTGAAACATGCCTCAAGCTTcactacaaacaaacaaaggagcCAATGCTTGTTGCAGAGCTACCCACTGCACCATGGCAAAAAGTAGGTACTGACTTATTTCATCTGCATGGCAAGGACTATCTTCTGATGATTGACTATTATTCTAACTACCCAGAAGTTGCACAGCTTTCCAGTACATCAGCACAGTCTGTCATCACACACATGAAAGGGTTTTTCTCCAGACATGGAATTCCACAGTGTGTAGTCAGTGACAACGGTCCACAGTATGACTGTAGTGAATTTCATGAGTTTGCAAAGCAATATGGATTTAAACATGTCACCTCCAGTCCCTTGTATCCACAGGCAAATGGACAGGCGGAAAAGGGGGTCCAGATTGTAAAGAGACTGTTAAAAAAGGCAAGAGAGGGTAAAGCTGACCCTTACTTGGCTTTACTGAGCTACCGGGCTACACCTTTGGAGTGTGGAGCATCCCCTGCTGAGCTGCTCATGTGTCGTAAGCTGCGCACCACACTTCCATGCATTCAaacaaacaatgacaacaaaaccAACAACGAGCTGACTGACAAAAGGATGAGACTCAAGCACAGACAAAAGATGAACTACAAGAAAACGGCAAGGGATCTGGAACCTCTGCAGGAAAAGGATGCTGTGAGGATTGAAGGCCCTGAGATGTGGGACAGAAAAGCAACAGTCCTCAGTAGGACCCAGGTCATTTGTTGTTAGAACGGAGAATGGACAAATGTTaagaagaaacaggaggagTCTGTTAAAGACTCAGGACATTGAGAGTCAGACAGAGGATACAGGGTCGGAACAAGAGGGTGTTACACCAGCTATGCACCACAGTGAGCCTCCTTCACCTCCCCCAGTGACTGTCACACTCAGAAGGTCTACCAGACAGAGGAAGCCTCCTGAGAGGCTCATAGAACAAGGATGAATTGTTCAACTGATAAACTGTGGAAGAAAGATGTTGATATTGTagcactgtttaaaaaaaaaaaaaaagagttaataCTTGTGCTGAATTTGATATGTTGTGAGTTATTGATGTGTTATTGACTGCTGCAGGTGTGTAAAGTGTGAAGAGCTATTTAGTATTGCAGTGTTCGAGGCTCATTTGGTCTGACCAGGGAGATTTATGTAATTTTGAAATACATAGAAAAGCTAGAAGCaagaatatattttattttgcactGTGTTCATATGTTTGGTTACAGAGAAAAGCTTAGTGCTGAGAAGTGTAGTTTGTTGCGCTATTTGTGACATGTGAAGGTTAAGACTGTTGAGATTTACAGAATAACAGTACAGTACTTAAAGAGTCGTGATTGATGTTATTCTCACCTGTTTGGAAGGGGGATGTAATGATAAGTGCTAACAAAGGTGTCACCAGTAGGTGGCAGTATGTCATCAGGAGGCCACATATAAAGTAAAATGTTGTAACAGGAAGTGTGGAAGTTACGTGGGAGTTATCCAGTGGGAGCAGAGGAATAAACAGCTAGCTGAAGCTAGCATAAAGTTCTAAATGATGTTTATTAATGTATAGACAAGAACTTTACACTATTTGATTGTCAAAGGCCCGGTGGCTACTGCCAGACATTCAACACGGTGACCTGTGTGCGATAGAGCAAAATCTGTGGGCATTCACATGTGCTTCATACCCCTACCGCCATGTTCAAAACTGCTTCCCCTCTGCCGCCTTCCCCTTATCGAGATGACTGGAGGCTGCTGCTTTCACAGTGtgaggtgccagagtgcataaaaatcaaatagagcttgtttaaaaaaaaaaacaaaaaagtgacaGGGAGGATCCCCGGGGTCCCCTCAAAGACGTACTGACTAAGCCCAAATGTCCCCAAACCCCTGCGTACATGTGCGGGGCCACTGGCTGGCCCCTGACCTCCTGTTGTTTTCAAAAGTGGCCCTTGGGCAACACAAGTGAGTGTCCCTGTGGTAAGCCCCAAAGCCACTAATGCAAAAATCAGCACAGCATGTTGAGATCAGAATTTTCACAAAACCAGACGGCACCAAATGGCTGCCATTTAGGAATCAATGCTTTATTtcagtgttgagtgtgtgtgaatattaAAGAGACGGTTCATAACAGTGAACAGACATGACAGATAGtaaatacagagagagaaagagcaggcAAGAGAAACTGTAAGAAACTGATCAGTGCTTTAAGAGCTGTGTTCCAAAAACGCTACATATCCATTTGAGGAAAAAGAACTACAGCGTCGATCACATGGTGCAAACCAACAATGATGCTCgagccgtgtgtgtgtttgtaatgaCTAATGTAGCTGTAGCTCTaatgtttctgttgtgttgATTTAGGAATGTCTTTTTCCAGTTGTCAGAATTTCGGAAGTTCCCTCAAATGGATGTGTAGTCTACAAATGAGCAATATGTCTGAAATGGTTGTCAACTAACTTACTCATGTTTGCAGTACATTTCAAATCAAGGTCACTGAGAAGGCAAATCCATCATGTCAACGCTGAATAACATTCATTTGTATTAGACATTAAGGCTAAATCATCAGCAAACAAGGCCCAGATTACTTCAGAAGACACAACCTGATTCTGTTGAAACGATCAATACTGCCAACAAATCCAAAAGTCTTCAACCAGTTCACTGGCGATGAGCAAAGTTGGAGATTTGACAGCAGTATTGGGCGCTTAAACAAAGTCAGAGAATGTACCTTTAACAAACTGACAATCAGCACAATTAGGGAAACGACATGAACTTCTTTTTGGGACTCTGACGATTTATCGAACGTTCACTTATCAAACTGTTTTTGTCTTACCCATCTGTAAAAGTGacagctagcattagcattcagcATTGAAACCAAGTTAGCTTTTAACTAGTTGTACCCTTTGTTACAAAAGGGACCGACAGTGCTTCTTaaagtcaaggatgcttccttggtaggatgAGTCCTCCCAACTTGGGATCTACAGAGACTAG harbors:
- the LOC117248141 gene encoding uncharacterized protein LOC117248141, with the translated sequence MEVLPDSSHTCHNLQSALTEPNTVDTLLAKEVMEGFMIGPFDHPPFPVFRISPIGVATRKYSGKKRLIIDLSSPHGSDIPSINSLISSLDFSMQYATIDHAMALIRLAGHGVWLSKADITSAFKVLPIHPDFWCYFGVCWKGAYYFSVRLTFGCKSSPKIFDSLSEALCWILSNNYRLPYVLHLLDDFLVVTPPSSPPRHSLTTLTSAFSDLGVPLSEEKTSGPGTSIEFLGITLDSMSFQASLPLEKVQRISLLLSNYLLTNRCTKRQLLALLGHLNYAIRIIPQAKSFLSQLLTKAASIPALHDHVVLDDTCKTEMRMWQQFLSSWNGISFFYDDFITHPEDIQLYTDAAPSVGFGGYYGGRWFAAAWPSEFESLDTESRSPSSALYELYPVIIATLIWGHEWSKKCINIHSDNTAVVDIINKGRSRSPAIMPFTRRLTLISVQYQFILRASHIPGHHNAIADSLSRFSFQKSGHWAPDSDVHPTPIPPFSATIFNQILIWQISLTSPKKPSLTV